The Penaeus vannamei isolate JL-2024 chromosome 4, ASM4276789v1, whole genome shotgun sequence genome segment gatcctgacgtcttcacagggggtgtcttcgtgcaaagtggatcgtgacgtcttcacagggggtgtcttcgtgcaaagtggatcctgacgtcttcacagggggtgtcttcgtgcagagtggatcgtgacgtcttcacagggggtgtcttcgtgcaaagtggatcgtgacgtcttcacagggggtgtgttcgggcagagtggatcgtgacgtcttcacagggggtgtcttcgtgcagagtggatcgtgacgtcttcacagggggtgtccgTGCAGAGTGgctcctgacgtcttcacagggagTGTCTTCGGGCAGGGTgtatcctgacgtcttcacagggggggtcttcgggcagagtggatcctgacgtcttcacagggggtgtcttcgtgcagagtggatcctgacgtcttcacagggggtgtcttcgtgcagagtggatcgtgacgtcttcacagggtgtGTGTTCgagcagagtggatcctgacgttttcacagggggtgtcttcgggcagagtggaccttgacgtcttcacagggggtgtgttcgggcagagtggatcctgacgtcttcacagggggtgtcttcgtgcagagtggatcgttACGTCTTCACAGGGTGTGttttcgggcagagtggatcgtgacgtcttcacagggggtgtcttcgtgcagagtggatcgttacgtcttcacagggggtgtcttcgggcagagtggatcctgacgtcttcacagggggtgtcttcgggcagggtgtatcctgacgtcttcacagggggggtcttcgggcagagtggatcgtgacgtcttcacagggggtgtgttcgtgcagagtggatcgtgacgtcttcacagggggtgtcttcgtgcagagtggatcctgacgtcttcacaggggtgtcttcgggcagagtggatcctgacgtcttcacaggcgGTGTATTCGGGGAGAGTGGaccgtgacgtcttcacagggggtgtcttcgggcagagcgGACCTTGACGTCTTAATAAGGGGTGTGTTCGGGCATATCAATCTAATTTATATAATACGTATTAAACCTGAATAAAACTTCTATAATACAACATTCGATTATACATCATCCCTTTCACATCTATCTAaatttttgaaaatgattctCATTAAAGATGGTAAACATGGAAGTAGAAACTAAATAAGGATTAAGGACGTGGGAAGGCAGTGAACAAGAGTAAGCGGTATGCAAAcaaggaaggacaaggagaggggCTTTCCCATCTTCCCAAagtctccccaccttcccttgttGCTTTTTCCCAGAGTGTCACATGTCTGTCTCGGTTCCATTCTGTATATCCATATGTTCTTGCCTTTAGAatcagcctccaggctagtacagtggtaacgtgtcggcttcacatttgaggggtcggcggttcgcgccccgcccaggcgcgagaagttgcaattgtcgctcggaggttactgctgtggctgggcaccacggtgggtaaggactaagctgtcgcgtcagcacttgctgacacacgttgatcgagtcgacattcgtcggcacaggccgggctcccccataccccgggcgaggctcagcttcgcatatcggacttatctttatccttatcctttagAATCAGTTGACGTTGTGAAGTACAGTGGAGTGTGATATCTTTAGCTCAGGTATGTACGTTAAGATCAACattttatatgaattatatcATTGATGCTTCAGAGTTATGTGTAACTTTGAAGCAAGTGCATATACAATtggtattttttcactttttgtgtTACTTACATGACATTTTTCTTGCTGTAATTATACAGATTGCACAGAGAGATCACCACAAGCTCCAGGCATGTCTCCACCGGAGCCATTTTATCCCCAACAGGAGTGCAAGTTGCCCCTCTCGTCTACTTACTCCGAGACGACTTCAGAGGATGAGCGTCCTCCGCCTGTTCCAGCAGGGACGGTCGAAGTGTCGAAGTCCacccagaagaagaggaagaggaagagaatgaggagaaatagCACCTCCGAGCGCCATCTCGTGGACAAGAGTTCAAGGCGGAGTGACGACGACGGCGTCCCGGCGGCTGCTGCGATGATGGTGAGGAATTCGCTGAGGAAGCTGGGCTATCAGCAGCAGCTGGACGGGTTCAAGATGGTGGTTGAGACGCTCCAGCAGATCCACAGAAAATATGTCGATAGTGCTGATAAGGTGTAGCAAGCGGTTGTATCAACATGTGTAACGTGTTAAACACGCTACAAACCAACCATGTTTATTTAGATAATGATACGATGTATTTCGATTTCATAATCTAAGTAGATATCTTGTATATAGACCATAGCAAGTTTTATTTTAGCGTCTAGATGTTTTGGTTTTATACCCCAGCACCTCAAGAGTTGGACCATGTATGTTTTCTTGTTTCGATTCTTTTATAGTTTACGAATTTATGCTGAATAAAGGAGCTTCgaactctatatatgtattttacattttattatccCCTTTCCATAAACACCACTACATTTTCTATTATGCTGTGAACACAAGCTTTCGAGTTATAATATGAAGTTGCTACAAAACCCCAACACTACAATTGGTTGATTTTTGTGAATCGAGGGTTGGAGTTGGCCCTAACGTGGAATTGGTCAGACCATTAAAAATTGCACATTTACCTTTTAAAGCATTTTTCTGTTAATGCATTATATGGAAAATTAAAGATCCAAATAATCCACGCAACCTGATTCTTTTAAGACTGCAAAAATTGAGGAAATTTGGGTCTGCAATGACCATCTTGTAGCCCCTTTGAAGTGCTATCTAAAAGAACTTATCAAATAATACATAGGAAGTGTGGAGATGGTCCTTCGGCGGCATAGGTGATCCTTCGTACATTTCTATCACAAAAAACGGCATTGCCATTACACTTTACTACAAAACTAGCCAAACATACTgatttcattttactttccttCTACATAtctgccatcttttttttttttttatcttatgtaGCAGATGGATCGACTTCCCTTATCccgatttctcttttattctagtCACCCCCAGAAAAAAGTTTTCTATCATGTAACGATGTAAATTTcctaaaagaaaatgagatccCCCTCATCTTTAGAAAGATTAGTTTTGATGAGAAACAATATCCCAGACAAATATTCAAAAAGTgtcgaacacaaacaaacacgatttGATGTAGAAAGTATTTAAATTctcatacagataaatagactcaAAATATTGGCGACATTTTCAGTccatacaacaaaacaaaataatggtGGCAATAATCATTTCGTGAACTTGTGATGAaggtaaaacatatatacatatatatcgaaaaCTAAATCTATGAAAATCTATCCAAATATATCCTtccatcaatgtatatatatatatatatatatatatatatatatatatatatatatgtatgattatttatatgtatatatttgtgtaaaatatgtatgtatacacacacacacacacacacacacacacacacacacacacacacacacacacacacacacacacacacacacatatatatatatatacatatacatatatatgtatatatatacatatacatatatatgtatatatattata includes the following:
- the LOC113803793 gene encoding uncharacterized protein encodes the protein MSPPEPFYPQQECKLPLSSTYSETTSEDERPPPVPAGTVEVSKSTQKKRKRKRMRRNSTSERHLVDKSSRRSDDDGVPAAAAMMVRNSLRKLGYQQQLDGFKMVVETLQQIHRKYVDSADKV